The following are from one region of the Paraglaciecola sp. L1A13 genome:
- the moaE gene encoding molybdopterin synthase catalytic subunit MoaE, translating into MLDTIEVQNEDFDMSALYNALRHNNTSNGAIVTFTGLVRDFNQGHNVGELFLEHYPAMTSISLTNIVAQARQRWTLGRISVIHRVGRLAQGDQIVFVGVTSAHRKDAFDGAQFIMDFLKTEAPFWKKETTELGPRWVEANSNDSKARKKWEG; encoded by the coding sequence ATGCTTGATACGATTGAAGTGCAAAACGAAGATTTTGACATGAGTGCTCTTTACAATGCGCTTAGGCATAATAACACCAGCAACGGTGCAATCGTTACATTCACTGGGTTAGTGCGAGACTTCAATCAAGGTCACAACGTCGGCGAGTTATTTTTAGAGCATTATCCAGCGATGACAAGCATAAGCTTAACCAATATTGTTGCACAAGCACGCCAACGTTGGACTCTTGGCAGAATTAGCGTAATACACCGAGTAGGGCGATTAGCCCAAGGTGATCAAATCGTTTTTGTAGGAGTCACCTCTGCCCATCGAAAAGATGCGTTTGATGGCGCACAATTCATCATGGATTTTTTAAAAACAGAAGCCCCTTTTTGGAAAAAGGAAACAACGGAACTAGGTCCTAGATGGGTTGAAGCGAATTCTAATGACAGTAAAGCGCGCAAAAAATGGGAGGGTTAA
- the modA gene encoding molybdate ABC transporter substrate-binding protein has translation MSKVSAIAFIAYGFFMTFSVHAQVNVAVAANFRPTLMLLVDAYKKQHPKADIHLSTASTGVLYAQIERGAPFDIFLSADSLRPKTLENTGKVILGTRKTYALGQLVLWMKGHSSINATNLSLLSGKLAIANPKLAPFGLAAKQTLQKLGLFKQLRNQIVLGNSVAQVAQYVETGASQAGFVALSQVFSQHPSVTDYWLVPSDLYSPIEQQVIVIKQPSRDQQANQQVMNFYQFILSASGQQIIMKNGYLSAQIQLTPPVSPSVQ, from the coding sequence ATGAGCAAAGTCAGTGCAATTGCTTTTATCGCATATGGCTTCTTTATGACTTTTTCAGTTCATGCCCAAGTGAATGTTGCCGTAGCGGCTAACTTTAGGCCCACATTAATGTTGCTAGTTGATGCTTACAAAAAACAGCATCCGAAAGCTGACATTCACCTATCGACGGCCTCGACAGGTGTACTTTATGCTCAAATAGAGCGTGGAGCGCCATTTGATATATTTTTATCCGCTGATAGTTTACGTCCGAAAACATTAGAAAATACCGGCAAAGTAATCTTAGGTACGCGCAAAACCTATGCTCTTGGTCAATTGGTATTATGGATGAAAGGACATTCGTCAATTAATGCCACAAACCTGAGTTTACTCAGTGGTAAATTAGCGATAGCAAATCCCAAATTGGCTCCTTTTGGCTTAGCGGCCAAACAGACTTTGCAGAAATTGGGATTGTTTAAGCAACTGAGAAATCAAATTGTGCTGGGCAACAGTGTTGCTCAAGTGGCTCAATACGTCGAGACGGGGGCTTCGCAAGCAGGATTTGTTGCTCTTAGCCAAGTATTCAGTCAACACCCTAGCGTTACGGATTATTGGTTAGTCCCTAGCGATTTATATTCTCCAATAGAGCAGCAGGTCATTGTCATTAAACAACCTAGCCGTGATCAACAGGCAAATCAGCAGGTGATGAACTTTTACCAATTTATTCTCAGTGCATCAGGCCAACAGATTATAATGAAAAATGGATATCTCAGTGCACAGATACAGTTAACTCCGCCGGTGAGCCCGAGTGTTCAATAA
- the modB gene encoding molybdate ABC transporter permease subunit — MFNNLLTNEIWLATLLTLKLATFTTLILLIMAIPLGWWMSQSKSRLKPIIEACITLPLILPPTVLGFYLLVLFSPQNPVGHAWLSVFDSSLVFSFYGLLFGSIIYSLPFMVQPIRDAFLKIDRDLLDASSTLGASFIQTFRYIVLPLSKHGITTGCILAFAHTVGEFGVVLLIGGNIESETRVLSILLYDLIETNQMDSANQLALALVGFAFFVLFSLSMLRRGVKI, encoded by the coding sequence GTGTTCAATAATTTGCTAACGAATGAAATTTGGTTAGCAACGTTACTCACGCTAAAACTGGCAACGTTCACAACCTTAATATTGCTAATTATGGCTATTCCACTAGGTTGGTGGATGAGCCAGTCTAAAAGCCGACTCAAACCAATCATCGAAGCTTGCATCACATTACCGTTGATTTTACCGCCTACTGTACTCGGTTTTTACCTGTTAGTTTTGTTTTCCCCGCAGAATCCAGTGGGACACGCTTGGTTATCAGTATTTGATTCTTCCTTAGTATTTTCGTTTTATGGCTTACTCTTTGGCTCAATTATTTATAGTTTACCATTTATGGTTCAACCTATTCGTGACGCATTCTTGAAGATTGATCGCGATCTACTCGATGCGAGCAGTACCTTAGGCGCAAGTTTTATACAAACGTTTCGCTATATCGTTTTGCCTTTGAGCAAACATGGTATTACAACAGGCTGTATTCTTGCCTTTGCCCACACAGTGGGAGAGTTTGGCGTCGTGTTGCTTATTGGTGGCAATATTGAAAGTGAAACACGGGTGTTGTCCATTTTGCTCTACGATTTAATCGAAACAAACCAGATGGATTCTGCTAATCAGCTGGCACTTGCGCTTGTTGGGTTTGCTTTTTTTGTATTGTTTTCACTGAGCATGCTAAGGCGCGGAGTTAAAATTTAA
- a CDS encoding DUF1223 domain-containing protein — protein sequence MLRKTISGLCFILLSASVHSAIIPLKNTIHLSSKNLQSTLLEVYSSQGCSSCPPAQNWINNFEGNPGLWRKVVPVVFHVDYWDGLGWNDPFASKAFSRRQQEYSRNGNVNTVYTPGFVVEGREWTGWFNGKSLPQNAPRHIGQLDVNVHNSKLEFTYWVDTSDTEKSQLTPLTYNVALLGLGMNTQVRSGENAGKKLTESFVVLQHQQGKYIGGQSLNMTLHSNHTQAKRFAIAAWVTDGSLTPLQVVGGELPLNFKLN from the coding sequence ATGTTGCGCAAAACGATTTCTGGTCTGTGTTTTATATTGTTAAGTGCCTCTGTTCATTCAGCCATAATCCCCCTTAAAAATACAATTCATTTAAGTTCTAAAAATCTACAAAGTACCTTGTTAGAAGTATACTCATCACAAGGTTGCAGTAGTTGCCCTCCAGCTCAAAATTGGATCAATAACTTTGAGGGTAATCCAGGTTTATGGCGAAAGGTTGTACCTGTGGTTTTTCACGTAGATTATTGGGATGGCTTAGGTTGGAACGACCCATTCGCTTCAAAGGCGTTCAGTCGGCGTCAGCAGGAATATAGCCGCAACGGTAACGTAAATACGGTTTACACGCCTGGCTTTGTCGTTGAGGGCCGCGAATGGACGGGTTGGTTCAATGGTAAATCGCTACCGCAAAACGCCCCGCGTCACATTGGTCAGTTAGATGTTAATGTTCACAACAGCAAACTTGAATTTACCTATTGGGTTGATACCAGTGATACTGAAAAATCACAGCTAACACCACTTACCTACAATGTCGCCCTGTTGGGTTTAGGCATGAATACGCAGGTTAGAAGCGGTGAAAATGCAGGTAAAAAACTAACCGAAAGCTTTGTTGTATTACAGCATCAACAGGGAAAATATATTGGTGGCCAATCCCTGAATATGACATTGCACAGCAATCATACTCAAGCTAAACGCTTTGCCATTGCAGCCTGGGTGACCGATGGATCACTGACACCATTGCAGGTTGTCGGTGGAGAGTTGCCGTTAAATTTTAAGCTGAATTAG
- the fur gene encoding ferric iron uptake transcriptional regulator gives MDQNKELKKAGLKVTLPRLKILEILQDPKNQHISAEDVYKILIEQDEEIGLATVYRVLNQFDDAGILNRHHFEGGKSVFEISHKKHHDHLVCLNCGKVVEFEDEVIEKRQEEVAKRHRMTLIHHSLYLYGECQDDCGNDD, from the coding sequence ATGGACCAAAACAAAGAACTCAAAAAAGCGGGATTAAAAGTCACCCTGCCCCGATTAAAAATCCTTGAAATTTTACAAGATCCCAAAAATCAACATATCAGTGCTGAAGACGTCTACAAAATTCTAATTGAGCAAGACGAAGAAATTGGCCTTGCGACAGTTTATCGAGTATTAAATCAATTTGATGACGCGGGTATCTTGAATCGCCATCATTTTGAAGGTGGAAAATCAGTATTTGAAATCAGCCATAAAAAACACCACGACCACTTAGTTTGTTTAAATTGTGGAAAAGTTGTTGAATTTGAAGACGAGGTCATCGAAAAACGCCAAGAAGAAGTCGCTAAGCGTCATCGTATGACCTTAATCCACCATAGCCTATATCTCTATGGCGAGTGCCAAGATGATTGTGGTAACGACGACTAG
- the fldA gene encoding flavodoxin FldA — protein MASVGLFFGSDTGNTEHIAKMIQKELGKGLIDVHDIAKSSKEDIAEFDLLMFGIPTWYYGEAQCDWDDFFPELEEIDFADKLVAIFGCGDQEDYAEYFLDAMGMVRDIVEAKGAILIGQWSTEGYDFEASKGMADDDHFVGLGIDEDRQPELTESRVKSWCKQIHEEMCLAELQ, from the coding sequence ATGGCGAGCGTAGGCCTATTTTTTGGTAGTGACACGGGTAACACTGAGCATATTGCGAAGATGATCCAAAAAGAATTGGGCAAAGGCCTGATCGACGTACACGATATAGCGAAAAGCAGTAAAGAAGATATTGCTGAGTTTGATTTGCTGATGTTCGGTATTCCAACTTGGTATTACGGCGAAGCGCAATGTGATTGGGATGACTTTTTTCCTGAACTTGAAGAGATCGATTTTGCCGACAAATTAGTCGCCATTTTCGGTTGTGGCGATCAAGAAGACTATGCAGAGTATTTCTTAGATGCAATGGGTATGGTCCGCGACATCGTTGAAGCTAAAGGTGCTATTCTGATAGGCCAATGGTCAACTGAAGGTTACGATTTCGAGGCGTCCAAAGGGATGGCTGATGATGATCACTTCGTGGGCTTGGGCATTGATGAAGACCGTCAACCTGAGTTGACTGAAAGTCGGGTTAAAAGTTGGTGCAAACAAATACACGAAGAGATGTGTTTGGCCGAACTACAATAA
- a CDS encoding DUF2788 domain-containing protein, producing MLSENYEQIEAIALDLALVGLFLLMGFAVHDVLKKNNVPLIGRVVVYLVLFLGAAGFVFKGVVQYFWQAN from the coding sequence ATGTTAAGTGAAAATTATGAACAAATTGAAGCCATCGCCTTAGATTTGGCGTTGGTGGGTTTATTCTTACTCATGGGCTTTGCGGTACATGATGTTTTGAAAAAAAATAACGTGCCTTTGATAGGCAGAGTTGTTGTTTATTTAGTCTTGTTTTTAGGCGCAGCAGGCTTCGTTTTTAAGGGTGTTGTGCAGTATTTCTGGCAAGCAAATTAA